The genomic segment CCAGAGGTGATTATCTTAACAGTTCCACCTCTTTTTGCTACATTACCAGCAACAATATTTAGTTGGTTATACAACTGCCCATTAATTCTGAATGTGCAAGATATTTTACCAGAAGCTGCCGTGCGTGTTGGGCTACTGAAAAACAAATGGATGATCCGAACTCTTACAGCCTTAGAGAAATTTGCATATCGAACTGCACACACTATTAGCGTTATTGCTGATGGGTTTAGCGAGAATTTAGTGAATAAAGGAGTACCTGTTAATAAAATTGTTTGCATTCCTAATTGGGTGAATATAAATTTCATCCGCCCTTTACCTAAACACAATAACGCCTGGAGACATACACATCAACTGGATGGCAAATTTGTAGTACTTTATTCGGGCAACATTGCTTTAACGCAAGGTTTAGAGACAGTAATAGAAGCAGCAGTTTGTTTGCGTCATATCAAAGATATCGTCTTTGTGATTGTTGGCGAATCAAGAGCATTGCAAAGGTTACAGGAATATTGTCTATTAAATGGAGCAGATAATGTTTTGCTGTTACCGTTACAGCCGCGAGAAAAACTACCCGAAATGCTAGCAGCATCTGATGTGGGGCTAATTGTGCAGAAGTGCAATGTGATTTCTTTCAATATGCCTTCAAAAATACCACTACTGCTGGCGAGTGGACGCCCGATCGTAGGTTCAGTTCCAGCCAATGGTACTGCTGCTAAAGCGATCGAACTCAGTGGTGGTGGGATAATTGTGGAGCCAGAATCACCCAATGCAATGGCCGCTGTAGTACAGGATTTGTATAACAATCCTATTCTAAGAGCGAAGCTAGGTAATCAGGGAAGACAATTTGCTGTAGAAAACTATTCTTTGGAGCAAGCACTTGATCGGTATGAAGGATTATTTTCTGATATTGTTGCCAACCGGGCATCATCTGAAGGTATTTTGCCAAAATTCAATGTGTCAAAGGGCTAGTACCACAAGACGGAAGTCAAAAGTCAAAATGAATACATCGTAAGAGTTTCGTTGATTTGGAATGGGTGGTTTATTTACACCGTGCTGTACTAGGGCTATCATTGACGAATGATTCTGGATTTATCTTGAAGCACTAAAACAGCCTTACTAAAAATTAATCCTCGTAAAGTCAAATTTAACAACTATCATAAAGTATTTAGTGAATCATTAGATTTTGTGGATAAAAACCGAGGATATACCCTAGCTGTCTATGAAATACTACTGCCTTGATTAATACCAAATTTTCGCCTATTCACCTGTTTGACTAGGCTTCATCATCTGATGTTTCTTCAATCTCGATTTCCCAAGGTTCTCCTTTATAATCTGGTGAAAAAAGGTGAATTTTGCCCTTGTTGGAAAACTGCTTCAACTTTTTGATGAACTGGGGAATAGCATCGACTATATGCAGATAACTTTCTATGTCATAACAGATAATGAGTAACATCAGAGGACTAGTATTTATCTTGAAATACCAGTGACAATTTGATAGTAAAACTCGCATAATTGGGCCGCAAGCTTGATAAAATCGCCTGCAAGTAGCTTCTTCTAATTGCCTGTAGAATAACTCGTTAAGTATAGGTGCTCCAGTTGGAGGCAAATCATCTGCGGGAAGGGGGGATTTATTCATAGTAAATAACTAGGGATTGGGAATTATTAGTCAAAAAAATACAATGATCCTGCGTGTTTTAATCACGCCATCTATTCAAAGATGGCGCAATAAGCACTTTTGTAGTTGCACCCAAAGTCGGGAAATCATAGTAAATGTTCTTGTTTTTGTGTTGCAAGCCCTCACCTAACAATTTTGGGTTGGCAGACTACTAGCCTTGGTGCAAAGATAAAGATTTTTTGGGGTACTGTGTAGTACAAAAAGGTCGGCGAAGCAATTTTTTACTAATACTGCTTCCGTTCTCCTCAAACACTATCAAGTGCAACACTTGCTCTAGCAAACGCCGTTTGTCAAAAATGCCTTGAATCAGCACTTCTAGTTCAGTTGCGCCCTTGGCAGGAAAATCTTCTCCATCAATGGTGCGCCAGGGTAAAAACTCCTGCCAGTCTGAGGTTAATGTACCGATTCGTGCCCGATTTCCATAAGTAACAACTAGGAATGTATTGTAGTCAAACAGCTTTGGTATTTGTTGACAATAGGTCTGAATTCGCTGATAACCTTCTTTGAAAGTCGCCTGTTCATCACTTAGCTGAATCGAGGCAATAACTGCCAAGGGTAAACCGTTGATAAACACAACTACATCAGGACAGTGAGTATAACTCCCCTCAACTATAGTCAAGGGATGAATAGCTAGCCAATCATTGTTTAGTAGATTAGACGTATCAATGAGGCACACAAAGTCATGAACTATTTCTTCGTTATACAGGTATTCAACTTTCACACCATTGGTCAAGAATTTGTGAAAGCGACGGTTATTTTCCAGTAAGTCGGAACCATGAGTACAAGTAACCTGATGGATAGCTGCGGCGATCGCCTCATCCGGTTTTGTCGGGTTAATTTTCTGCAAAGCACTATGAAGGCGCTCATACAAAACCACCTTAGTATAATTACTGCGCCCTATCTGATGTTTACCCAAAGCAATATCTGGCTCTAATAAAACTGTATAGCCAATAACCTCGAACCAGGTAAGCGCATCTGGTGCGATGGCTTTGCCTGCCTTCGGCATCGTTTCTCTCCAAGACGCTTCTCTGTGTTCCCTGCGGGATGCTACGCGTTTGCGTAGAATGCTTTTGAATAGGGGTACGCCCAACTCAGGCATCGCAGATTGTGTGAAATCAAAACGTCGGCGAAGCTTTCTTGTAATAGGACTCGCTTTGGCAGTTGTTTTTTTTAGCTGTGATGAATTCATGAACAGTAAAAGACTTAATTTTAGTCAATGCAGGAGCTAGGCACGAGCTGATCGGCATTGGTTGGTATATTTTTGATCGAATATACGACTTGATAGTAACTATCAAAGCTGAAGTTGATCGGCAAGATTGTATCTTGTGTTACTTATTACCAATATTATTGGTAATAATGGGATAAACAGTTAGAATTGGCTCTGTATTGAATGGCACGCTTGAAAAGCGTAAATCCCTGGTATTCCTGGATGAAAGGGTGTGGGGTTGCAGGTTCAGGTGTAGGGAATTAAGAAGATGTTGAACTACTTGACGTACTCGCATTCAATTGTCTGGAACACGAACTTGTAACCCTACCCCCAACAAGATAGCCCTCACGAGGTTTCACATGAGTCTTAGTGCCATTCGGCTCTGTATTAATGCTTACCCCTTGTTTCCTGCTCTAAAAACAGATTGCCAATGTCAAACAAAAACTGCATAGTACCTCGATAGCCAACTTTGGTAAATTGACTGTGATCTAAGCGGTCAAAAATGGGAATTCCTTGACGGTAGAGAGGAATTTTCAAGCGTTGAGCGATCGCCACTCCATGAGAGTTGGTAATTAGTAAATCAGACCCAACCGCCAATTGCTCAAAGTCTTCCAAATCGCCGATAGTGACGCTCTTAATCGGTAGTTTTTCTAACAGAGGAAAGCGTGTCGTTGTTACTGCTGCATGAATCTCAACCCCTAGCGATCGCAAAAAAGCAACCGTTGACCAAAGTAAATCTGGTTCCAGCGCCAAAGCAACTCGCTTGCACCCAAAGTAAAAATGATTCTCCAACATCACATATTGCAACTGACGGCGTTGACGGCGGTATTTCTTCGGTACGCTGACACCACTGATATCCACCAATGCTTGTAGGAATTTATCTACTGCTGTTAGTCCCGTCAATTCACTAAATACCTCATAGGGTATATTGAATCTCTGCTCCAAAATTTGTGCTGCACCTCGCATACTATCACCTAGCGCCAAAGTGAATACAGAACTGCCAATTGAGCGTAATTGTGCTGCATTTGTGCCATTAGCTGTAATGGCACTAGAATAATCTTCTATATGACCATCTAATGAGCCAGAAAGGTCAGGTACAACAATAGGTTCAAGTCCAAAAGAGGTGACAATCTCTTTGATTTCCTGTACATCCCCTGGTGTGAAGGCAGAACTCGCCAAAATAGTGATTTGTGTGGGACAAGGGTCTTGCTTGGAGCCTTTTTGGGGAATTTCCCTAACTATACTCTCAACTGCACCGGCAAAGCCATCCTGTAATGTACCTTTGAAATCCGGTGTAGAGACAAGCACAATTGGTAAATAATCTAGTTCTGGGTGACGGTGGCGAATCTCCTTCACAAAGCGTCCCATATCATCGCCTCTGGTCTCCACAAGTCCAGTGCTACAAAGACCGATAATTTCTGGTTTGGATCTCTGCACCAAAGTCAAGATTGCTTGTTCAACTCTTTCCTCGCCACCCAAAATGGTTGCAACTTCGGTCATTGCTGTACTGGAAAGAGGAATCGTCTGACGGAAATGTTGTACTAATACTGCCTTAGTCAAAGCAGTGCAGCCTTGAGAACCGTGTAATAAAGGCATGATTCCCTTCAATCCTAAAAAGGCTAAAACTGCACCCATAGTTTGGCTTTGCTTCAGGGGATTAACTGCAACTGATGTACTCGTAACGCTAATAATCGCCATCAAATTTCCTCCTGTTGAGAATTTCCTGCTGACTCTACTCCTACTTCCCACGGGGCTAGCTGGCATACTTGTTCCCATACAGGATTGTAAAAAGCGGCATACAATTCTCGTGCTACCTCTAAGATTCCTACATAGCCTGCATAGGGATGGTTGCGTTCAGTATTAATATCTAAAAATGGAATCCTAGCTGTGAGAGAAGTGTCTTGATAGCGCTTATCAGTAATTAACATATCAGCAAGATTAGAGTTAATTATCTGTAGGATTTCTTCAGGACTATTTTGCTCTAGAATTATGCCATCTTTACCCAACAAACTTTTGACTCTAATTTTATCTTCATCAGTATTATCCTTAGTAAGGATAGCAATAACTTCCATCTCCAATTTCTTAACAGCAAAGATAATCAACCAACTCTTGAAACTTCCAATAGAAAGGATAATACGTTTACCTTGCAATCGGGTGATATACATACTGAGTTTTTCATCTATTTCAGCAGTTTCTTCTACAATTAGCTTTTCTGTACGTTCCTGCAAATCAGATTTACCTAACTTTACAGCAATATTCTTTAAACATTGGTTGATTGACTCTATACCATAAATAGACTCTTCAATATAGGGGATACCATATTTTTTCTCCATGCTTTTTGCCATGTTAATTAGTGATTTAGAGGAGAGCAGCACGTTAAGTTTGGCACGATGGGCATAGCAAACTTCTTTGTAGGCAGCATCCCCTGTAATTTTTGCCAAAACTCTGATACCTAATTTCTCCAATAACGGTAGAACATTCCATATTGCACCTGCGATATTATGTTCACCAATTAGGTTGATGTCATAAGGTGTACTAGTGTCTGGCTCGGCTGTTCCAATAACGTGTTCTAGCAACGCTTCACCAGCAACACGATTGCCCAAATTTTGGTTCCCAATGAATCCAGGGCAATGTACAGGGATAGTGGGTATTCCTGTGTTTTCGATGGCATTTTTGCAAACTCCTTCGATATCATCTCCAATCAGGGCGGTGATGCAAGTGGAGTAAACAAATACCGCCGTCGGTTTGTAGCGTCTTGCTAATTCTAAAATGCCTTTGTACAGCTTTTTGGCTCCACCGAAGATGATATCGTTCTCATCGATGTCGCTGCTAAAACGTATTTTGTACAGCATCGAACCAGAAGAAAGACTACTGTAACTTCCCCAAATACTGGCAGCACAGCCGCTTGGCCCGTGAACTACATGAGCAGCATCGGTGATTGGTACTAGGGTAATCATTGCACTATCAAAAGCACAACTCCCTTGAGTAGTTCCAGGTTGGGGTAATTGTATGGAGGACTTTTTTTTATGCAGTTTCTGCTGTTGACGAGTATCTTCGGAATTTGACTCACTGAATGAATCGTTGATTTTTTCTGGGGTAGGATTCATTTGTTTGGTGATAATAGGTATAAGTTATTAGGTGTTAAGACAATTCCAAAAGGCTTTGATATGATTTTCATTCATTAACTGTGTATCTAAAGCATGGAATAAAAGGGGATGAGAAAAATAGTTTTCCATCCCCTAAAACATAAACACCAACTACGTTAGAGAAGGAGAAAACAAAAACACGAACTAGACTATTAAAGTATTAATTTTGCCGTGTACACCTTGGTAGATTAGTGTTAACACAGTGATTCAAATGCAGAGAGTTAAGATTGGCTATTCCACTACCTCCATTTTAAAGGATTGGTCAGAGGGTGGGATAAAATAGCCCACCTCATATTTACTCTGTATCTAGTATCGGAGTCTGAACAAGAATCTTACTTCTTATCGCTACCAGAAACTATTTCTACATTTCCTTTTTTTAGTGCTTCTAATGCTTCACCTTCAGCATCTTCTTGCTTCTTAGCAGCATCTGCTTGGCTAATTAGTTTCGCAGCATTTTCTTCACTTTCAAGGATACCGAATTCAATCAACAAATCTTCTAACTCATCCATTTCGATGGGTGTGGGAACGGCGAGATTTGTATTGTTGATAATCTTGTCTGCTAGTGTGCGATATTCATTAGCTTGGTTACTGTCGGGTGCGTACTCGTTTACAGTCATCCGACGCAATTCGGCGTGTTGTACGATATTGTCACGGGGGACGAAGTGAATCATCTGAGTACTTAATCTAGCTGCAAGGGTGCTAATCAGTTCATCTTCTCGGTCAGTTTTGCGGCTGTTACAAATCAGTCCACCCAGACGTACACCACCAGTGTGAGCATATTTGAGAACGCCACGAGCAATGTTGTTAGCTGCAAACATCGCCATCATTTCACCAGAGGTAACAATGTAGATTTCTTGGGCTTTACCTTCACGAATTGGCATCGCAAAACCACCACATACAACGTCGCCCAATACATCGTAAGATACGAAATCTACATCTGAATAAGCGCCGTTTTCTTCAAGGAAGTTAATGGCGGTGATGATACCCCGACCGGCACAACCTACGCCAGGTTCTGGCCCGCCTGATTCTACGCATCTGATATTGCGGAAACCCGTGATTACAACTTCTTCGAGTTCAATATCTTCCACAGCGCCCCGTTCAGCAGCTAAATGCAGCACAGTAGTTTGAGCTTTACAGTGCAAAATCAAACGAGTGGAGTCAGCTTTCGGGTCACATCCGACAATCAAGATGCGTTTACCCACTTCTGCCATTGCAGCTAGGGTGTTTTGAGAAGTGGTAGATTTACCAATACCACCTTTACCGTAAAAAGCAATCTGTCTAATTCTTTCGTCGGACATGATAATTTATCCTGCAATTGTTTGTTGGGTGTGTCGGTTTATGAGGCAATTGTGCTGTTAAATTACAGCAGTGACCTTATGTAGAACGTTATTGGAGGCGCTCGTTCTACAGCAAAAAGAGTCCGAATAAAGAACATATTCAAGTTTTAGTCAGTTTTCGTTGACCTAGAGTCATTACTGAATGGCACGCTTGAAAAGCTGAAACCTCCTTGCTGGCAGGGGGTAGGGTGTAGTTTTAAGACAATTAAATTTTACTTGCCTCAAGGAGTTCAACATCTTTTTAATTCCCCACACACCAATACCTGCAACCCCACACCCTCTCATGCAGCTATATCATGGCTTTGCCCTTAACAAGCGTGCCATTCAGTCATTACTCAAGGAATATTGCAAGTATTACCATCCGCTCACCTAAATGATTTCTCTAACGGTAGCAATACCAATTGCAAAAAAGAAAGCTACAAATTTCAAGCCGGAAACTCAAATTGAAATCCGAATTACGAATTCAGCATTATTTTAGTTGTTGTAATCACAAAGAAGGTTGCTCATACCTCAAGAGTGGTTGCAACAGGAATTTCAATTTACGCCAAGTATTCCTTTAAGCACACAACCAACCATTGCAATCCACTCTAAACAGTCGCTACAACTTCTCCAATTTTGCTGATATCGTAACCGCCGAGAATTTCAAATTGTGAGTGAACCATTCGATGTCCCAAAGTACTGAGCAACTGTTGTACAGGTGCTTCTTCTAAATATTCTTTGAGAATCACCAAATCATATCGTGACTGATGTAAAGGGATAAATCCCAGCCCAAATGCGGTAGCTATAGATGCCGTGCTAATAGCTGCATCGGCAACTCCTAATCCTACAGCTTGGGCAACATCCTGGTGACTTTTGAGTATATTATCAAACCCCTGAACAGCATCGAACGGTATCTGCTCCTTTTGGAGTGTTTGTTCCAAAAGCATCCGACTACCAGAACCTATTTCGCGGTTAACAATAGTCGCTCCCCCAGCCACTAAGTCGCTAACTGTTCTAATTCCCATTGGGTTCCCTGACTTCAACAAAAGTCCCTCCTCCCAGACACCAAGGGTAATCAGAACTGCTTCCCTTCCAGCCAGAACATCTCGAACAAAGGGAGTATTATACTCACCACTTTCAGGATCGTACAAATGCATCCCAGCGATGTGTGCCTCACCTCTGCATAGACTGTGCAATGCAGCCATGCTATTGGCGAAGTTATATTGAACTCGCAGTTGGGGATGCCAGCGTTCGGTGGCTCTTGCCCATAGTGAAATCACAGGGGCACAACCAGCAATCACAACGGTGTTGTGGAGTGTGTCGAGATTATCGTCTAAAAGACGGACTCGAACTTTATTTGTACCTGCAACACTTGTACTTTCACCATCAGCCGGAATCATATCTTGGCGAAAAGCATCCTTGCCAATTAAAGGATAAGCTAT from the Nostoc sp. C052 genome contains:
- a CDS encoding glycosyltransferase family 4 protein, with amino-acid sequence MHILIYSYNYHPEPIGIAPLMTELAEGLVRRGHEVRVITGMPNYPQRKIYDEYRGKWYVNEQKNGVTIQRSYLRIKSKPNLLDRLLLELSFVFTSLPQVFKGKRPEVIILTVPPLFATLPATIFSWLYNCPLILNVQDILPEAAVRVGLLKNKWMIRTLTALEKFAYRTAHTISVIADGFSENLVNKGVPVNKIVCIPNWVNINFIRPLPKHNNAWRHTHQLDGKFVVLYSGNIALTQGLETVIEAAVCLRHIKDIVFVIVGESRALQRLQEYCLLNGADNVLLLPLQPREKLPEMLAASDVGLIVQKCNVISFNMPSKIPLLLASGRPIVGSVPANGTAAKAIELSGGGIIVEPESPNAMAAVVQDLYNNPILRAKLGNQGRQFAVENYSLEQALDRYEGLFSDIVANRASSEGILPKFNVSKG
- a CDS encoding type I restriction endonuclease is translated as MNSSQLKKTTAKASPITRKLRRRFDFTQSAMPELGVPLFKSILRKRVASRREHREASWRETMPKAGKAIAPDALTWFEVIGYTVLLEPDIALGKHQIGRSNYTKVVLYERLHSALQKINPTKPDEAIAAAIHQVTCTHGSDLLENNRRFHKFLTNGVKVEYLYNEEIVHDFVCLIDTSNLLNNDWLAIHPLTIVEGSYTHCPDVVVFINGLPLAVIASIQLSDEQATFKEGYQRIQTYCQQIPKLFDYNTFLVVTYGNRARIGTLTSDWQEFLPWRTIDGEDFPAKGATELEVLIQGIFDKRRLLEQVLHLIVFEENGSSISKKLLRRPFCTTQYPKKSLSLHQG
- the nifN gene encoding nitrogenase iron-molybdenum cofactor biosynthesis protein NifN; amino-acid sequence: MAIISVTSTSVAVNPLKQSQTMGAVLAFLGLKGIMPLLHGSQGCTALTKAVLVQHFRQTIPLSSTAMTEVATILGGEERVEQAILTLVQRSKPEIIGLCSTGLVETRGDDMGRFVKEIRHRHPELDYLPIVLVSTPDFKGTLQDGFAGAVESIVREIPQKGSKQDPCPTQITILASSAFTPGDVQEIKEIVTSFGLEPIVVPDLSGSLDGHIEDYSSAITANGTNAAQLRSIGSSVFTLALGDSMRGAAQILEQRFNIPYEVFSELTGLTAVDKFLQALVDISGVSVPKKYRRQRRQLQYVMLENHFYFGCKRVALALEPDLLWSTVAFLRSLGVEIHAAVTTTRFPLLEKLPIKSVTIGDLEDFEQLAVGSDLLITNSHGVAIAQRLKIPLYRQGIPIFDRLDHSQFTKVGYRGTMQFLFDIGNLFLEQETRGKH
- the nifE gene encoding nitrogenase iron-molybdenum cofactor biosynthesis protein NifE; protein product: MNPTPEKINDSFSESNSEDTRQQQKLHKKKSSIQLPQPGTTQGSCAFDSAMITLVPITDAAHVVHGPSGCAASIWGSYSSLSSGSMLYKIRFSSDIDENDIIFGGAKKLYKGILELARRYKPTAVFVYSTCITALIGDDIEGVCKNAIENTGIPTIPVHCPGFIGNQNLGNRVAGEALLEHVIGTAEPDTSTPYDINLIGEHNIAGAIWNVLPLLEKLGIRVLAKITGDAAYKEVCYAHRAKLNVLLSSKSLINMAKSMEKKYGIPYIEESIYGIESINQCLKNIAVKLGKSDLQERTEKLIVEETAEIDEKLSMYITRLQGKRIILSIGSFKSWLIIFAVKKLEMEVIAILTKDNTDEDKIRVKSLLGKDGIILEQNSPEEILQIINSNLADMLITDKRYQDTSLTARIPFLDINTERNHPYAGYVGILEVARELYAAFYNPVWEQVCQLAPWEVGVESAGNSQQEEI
- the nifH gene encoding nitrogenase iron protein, with product MSDERIRQIAFYGKGGIGKSTTSQNTLAAMAEVGKRILIVGCDPKADSTRLILHCKAQTTVLHLAAERGAVEDIELEEVVITGFRNIRCVESGGPEPGVGCAGRGIITAINFLEENGAYSDVDFVSYDVLGDVVCGGFAMPIREGKAQEIYIVTSGEMMAMFAANNIARGVLKYAHTGGVRLGGLICNSRKTDREDELISTLAARLSTQMIHFVPRDNIVQHAELRRMTVNEYAPDSNQANEYRTLADKIINNTNLAVPTPIEMDELEDLLIEFGILESEENAAKLISQADAAKKQEDAEGEALEALKKGNVEIVSGSDKK
- a CDS encoding substrate-binding domain-containing protein; protein product: MKQDSDLRNNLKSIRTRLGMSQQDLANIANVTRQTISGVESGLYAPSVAITLRLAKALGCQVEDLFWLERDLPEIEAVLAKPVPNGQQLRVSMARVGGQWIAYPLIGKDAFRQDMIPADGESTSVAGTNKVRVRLLDDNLDTLHNTVVIAGCAPVISLWARATERWHPQLRVQYNFANSMAALHSLCRGEAHIAGMHLYDPESGEYNTPFVRDVLAGREAVLITLGVWEEGLLLKSGNPMGIRTVSDLVAGGATIVNREIGSGSRMLLEQTLQKEQIPFDAVQGFDNILKSHQDVAQAVGLGVADAAISTASIATAFGLGFIPLHQSRYDLVILKEYLEEAPVQQLLSTLGHRMVHSQFEILGGYDISKIGEVVATV